In one window of Longimicrobium sp. DNA:
- a CDS encoding NUDIX hydrolase — MSARGTRCQAAVVDGQRLLLLRCAPRDEAPFWVLPGGGREAGESAEACVAREVREEAGIEVAVGPLLYDVPADPPDGTYTRWRTYLCRVARGEAAPGGGEGGAEITAVRWLPLDEPAGWDPALCADPFLHPQLLRIRAALRDSHAPDTPAAG, encoded by the coding sequence GTGAGCGCCCGCGGTACCCGGTGCCAGGCCGCCGTGGTCGACGGGCAGCGGCTCCTGCTGCTCCGCTGCGCCCCCCGGGACGAGGCGCCGTTCTGGGTGCTGCCCGGCGGCGGGCGGGAGGCCGGGGAGTCGGCGGAAGCGTGCGTGGCCCGCGAGGTCCGGGAGGAGGCGGGCATCGAGGTCGCGGTCGGCCCGCTGCTCTACGACGTGCCCGCCGACCCGCCCGACGGGACCTACACCCGCTGGCGCACGTACCTCTGCCGCGTCGCGCGCGGGGAGGCGGCGCCGGGAGGCGGGGAGGGCGGGGCCGAGATCACGGCGGTGCGCTGGCTCCCGCTCGACGAGCCGGCAGGCTGGGATCCGGCGCTGTGCGCCGACCCGTTCCTCCATCCGCAGCTCCTCCGGATCCGGGCCGCGCTCCGGGACTCGCACGCGCCGGACACCCCAGCGGCGGGCTGA
- a CDS encoding cytochrome P450, with translation MLDDPRPFYARARREEPVFWSESLGLWVVTRYDDVCAVAKNAARFSSVDSITPKPSAVPPPPELLAELVKGFPLLPSLVTSDPPDHTHARALVVRALSLRRLAAFEPILRGIAEGLVEKFAARGRVELVEAFAIALPGNFIIDLLGLPKEDLAQVNHWTNDSTEIFAMQKPLAQLVEHARGFVAYQHYLAAAIEERRARPRDDALSDIVTGADALERPFGMPELINMLLQVIFAGYETTAGLIAAGALQLALDPELFSAAREDPAVIPPLIEEVLRTASPIHAMYRTANEDVELGGVHIRKGDRLQIAYISANHDERRFEEPLRFDIHRATPHLAFGHGIHYCIGAPLARLEGRIALEVLTQRLPSLRLVPDQKLSYFPSATARRLESLELEWAAP, from the coding sequence ATGCTCGACGATCCTCGCCCGTTCTATGCGCGCGCGCGCCGCGAAGAGCCCGTCTTCTGGAGCGAATCGCTCGGGCTCTGGGTGGTGACCCGGTACGACGACGTCTGCGCCGTCGCGAAGAACGCGGCGAGGTTCTCGTCGGTCGATTCGATCACGCCGAAGCCCAGCGCCGTTCCTCCCCCGCCAGAGCTGCTCGCCGAGCTCGTCAAGGGCTTTCCGCTGCTGCCGAGCCTGGTGACCAGCGATCCGCCCGACCACACCCACGCGCGGGCCCTCGTCGTCAGGGCCCTCTCACTCCGCCGGCTGGCCGCGTTCGAGCCGATCCTCCGCGGGATCGCGGAGGGCCTCGTGGAGAAGTTCGCCGCCCGCGGCCGGGTGGAGCTCGTGGAGGCGTTCGCCATCGCCCTGCCGGGGAACTTCATCATCGACCTGCTCGGCCTGCCGAAGGAGGATCTCGCGCAGGTCAATCACTGGACGAACGACAGCACCGAGATCTTCGCCATGCAGAAGCCGCTCGCGCAGCTCGTCGAGCACGCGCGCGGCTTCGTCGCGTACCAGCACTACCTCGCCGCGGCGATCGAGGAGCGGCGCGCGAGGCCCCGGGACGACGCCCTCTCCGACATCGTCACCGGCGCGGACGCTCTCGAGCGGCCGTTCGGGATGCCGGAGCTCATCAACATGCTCCTCCAGGTGATCTTCGCGGGCTACGAGACGACGGCCGGCCTCATCGCTGCCGGCGCCCTGCAGCTCGCGCTCGATCCGGAGCTCTTCTCCGCGGCGCGGGAGGACCCGGCGGTCATCCCGCCGCTCATCGAGGAGGTGCTCCGCACGGCCTCGCCGATCCACGCCATGTACCGCACCGCGAACGAGGACGTGGAGCTCGGCGGCGTGCACATCAGGAAAGGCGACCGCCTGCAGATCGCGTACATCTCGGCCAACCACGACGAGCGCCGCTTCGAGGAGCCGCTCCGCTTCGACATCCACCGCGCCACGCCGCACCTCGCGTTCGGGCACGGGATCCACTACTGCATCGGCGCCCCGCTCGCGCGGCTCGAGGGCCGCATCGCGCTGGAGGTGCTGACGCAGCGCCTGCCGAGCCTGCGCCTGGTCCCGGACCAGAAGCTCTCCTACTTCCCCAGCGCCACCGCCCGGCGCCTCGAATCGCTGGAGCTCGAGTGGGCCGCTCCGTAG
- a CDS encoding sugar phosphate isomerase/epimerase family protein: MISPSQIRIQPEFAEREAWYRLARERGYGLELVSLAFPGVINDPERERAHVEAYAAELGDFGGRLTLHGPFVDVTPHSGDRRIAEASFSRIDDCLASAARLGATHVVFHTGINFLIRNPGYLERSAALQGEFWRGALERFPGVTVCLENVWEPDPGALRLILDAAAHPRLKVCFDVGHAHVFSPAPAEAWLDALGGDAVYLHLNDNHGDRDAELPLGRGNIEWDRVFRAVEKLPAAPLVVPEVSTLPQVEECLAFLRGAGVLA, translated from the coding sequence ATGATCTCCCCCTCCCAGATCCGCATCCAGCCCGAGTTCGCCGAGCGCGAGGCGTGGTACCGGCTGGCGCGCGAGCGCGGGTACGGGCTGGAGCTGGTCTCCCTCGCCTTCCCCGGCGTCATCAACGACCCCGAGCGGGAGCGGGCGCACGTGGAGGCGTACGCGGCCGAGCTGGGGGACTTCGGCGGGCGGCTCACGCTGCACGGGCCGTTCGTCGACGTCACCCCCCACAGCGGCGACCGGCGCATCGCCGAGGCCTCGTTCTCGCGGATCGACGACTGCCTGGCGAGCGCCGCGCGGCTGGGCGCCACGCACGTGGTCTTCCACACCGGGATCAACTTCCTGATCCGCAACCCCGGCTACCTGGAGCGCTCGGCCGCCCTGCAGGGCGAGTTCTGGCGCGGCGCGCTGGAGCGCTTCCCCGGCGTGACGGTGTGCCTGGAGAACGTGTGGGAGCCCGATCCCGGGGCGCTCCGGCTCATCCTGGACGCCGCCGCGCACCCGCGGCTCAAAGTGTGCTTCGACGTGGGGCACGCGCACGTCTTCAGTCCCGCGCCCGCGGAGGCGTGGCTCGACGCGCTGGGCGGCGACGCCGTCTACCTGCACCTCAACGACAACCACGGCGACCGCGACGCCGAGCTGCCGCTGGGCCGGGGGAACATCGAGTGGGATCGCGTCTTTCGCGCGGTGGAGAAGCTCCCCGCCGCCCCGCTGGTGGTGCCGGAGGTGTCGACGCTCCCGCAGGTCGAGGAGTGCCTCGCCTTCCTGCGCGGCGCGGGGGTGCTCGCGTAG
- a CDS encoding TonB-dependent receptor yields the protein MRRFCGVFLALTIAAGATAAHAQNGPPAGARPAGPGAAPQQAGLTLRGTVKDAATGQPLTAAAIAVWSAADSTLVTGVVGRPDGTFRVEGLRPGAYYLKVSQLGYATGTVARVALTPATPVTDVGEVKLAAGAVALEGIQATAERAQVQTAVDRTVYNARDLPGAAGGNSTDVLRNVPGVEVDGDGKVSLRGNENVAIQINGRPAPLRGDGLTNFLKQLPAGMVERVEVIPNPSAKYDPEGMGGIINIVMKQNADLGLSGGVTLGAATGGRYNANGNLGYQSGPLTLFGSYGFFGDHRENSGFNRRENLQDAVTTGFLNQDITGEGGFRSHTFNGSADLKLGRQTSLSSSLMLSLRGGDVDNLNRFTALDAGRAVTSRFDQVTGLEMDHFTTDASLSFRHAFQPQKHELSAEARFNRGSDDIGNRFSTFPFASGVRAESPSQVRATDLDGGNRELSFQADYTRALTGTLKLETGYKGILRRIDNDFTDRVLVGEGDDDGDNAFTYDENVHAGYALLTNGFGRLSVQAGLRAEAVTTNFDLTTTGEAFDNDYTSLFPSAAATYQFDDQRQLRASYSRRVQRPDTRLLNPFPFAEDQFNRVQGNPRLLPEYTHSMELTYQQSTPWGSLQVSPFYRNTTDAVRRIKTVDPESGISTASFQNVATSESYGADLTSSLRLGRLTGFASVSGFRVVTDGSNVASGLGSDALSWNARASLTYKVTPTTELTWFQFYRGPMDVEQGRVSGFSMSNFSLRQKFWHDKGSLSLRLSDPFDQMGFTFHTFDALHEQESRRKFGARAAYLTFSYNFGQQPRIRQRPQQQPEQQAPPAEIGIN from the coding sequence ATGAGACGGTTCTGCGGAGTCTTCCTCGCCCTGACCATCGCGGCCGGAGCCACGGCCGCCCACGCCCAGAACGGGCCCCCCGCGGGCGCCCGCCCGGCGGGCCCCGGCGCCGCGCCCCAGCAGGCCGGCCTCACCCTGCGCGGCACCGTGAAGGACGCCGCCACCGGGCAGCCGCTCACCGCGGCCGCCATCGCCGTGTGGAGCGCCGCCGACAGCACGCTGGTCACCGGCGTGGTGGGCCGCCCCGACGGCACCTTCCGCGTGGAGGGGCTGCGCCCGGGCGCCTACTACCTCAAGGTCAGCCAGCTCGGCTACGCCACGGGCACCGTGGCCCGCGTGGCGCTGACCCCGGCCACCCCCGTTACCGACGTGGGCGAGGTGAAGCTCGCGGCCGGCGCCGTGGCGCTGGAGGGGATCCAGGCCACCGCCGAGCGTGCCCAGGTGCAGACCGCCGTCGACCGCACCGTCTACAACGCCCGCGACCTCCCCGGCGCCGCCGGCGGCAACAGCACCGACGTGCTGCGGAACGTCCCCGGCGTGGAGGTGGACGGCGACGGCAAGGTGAGCCTGCGCGGCAACGAGAACGTGGCCATCCAGATCAACGGCCGCCCGGCCCCGCTGCGCGGCGACGGGCTCACCAACTTCCTCAAGCAGCTCCCCGCCGGGATGGTGGAGCGCGTGGAGGTGATCCCCAACCCCTCGGCCAAGTACGACCCCGAGGGGATGGGCGGCATCATCAACATCGTCATGAAGCAGAACGCCGACCTGGGGCTCTCGGGCGGCGTGACGCTGGGCGCCGCCACCGGCGGCCGCTACAACGCCAACGGCAACCTGGGCTACCAGAGCGGCCCGCTCACCCTGTTCGGCAGCTACGGCTTCTTCGGCGACCACCGCGAGAACAGCGGCTTCAACCGGAGAGAGAACCTGCAGGACGCCGTCACCACCGGCTTCCTGAACCAGGACATCACCGGCGAGGGCGGCTTCCGGTCGCACACCTTCAACGGCAGCGCCGACCTCAAGCTGGGGCGCCAGACCTCGCTCTCGTCGTCGCTCATGCTGTCGCTGCGCGGCGGCGACGTCGACAACCTGAACCGCTTCACCGCGCTGGACGCCGGCCGCGCCGTCACCAGCCGCTTCGACCAGGTGACGGGGCTCGAGATGGACCACTTCACCACCGACGCCTCGCTCTCGTTCCGGCACGCCTTCCAGCCGCAGAAGCACGAGCTGTCGGCCGAGGCGCGCTTCAACCGCGGCAGCGACGACATCGGCAACCGCTTCAGCACCTTCCCGTTCGCGTCGGGAGTCCGCGCCGAGAGCCCGAGCCAGGTGCGCGCCACCGACCTGGACGGCGGCAACCGCGAGCTCTCGTTCCAGGCCGACTACACCCGCGCGCTCACCGGCACGCTCAAGCTGGAGACCGGCTACAAGGGGATCCTGCGCCGCATCGACAACGACTTCACCGACCGCGTGCTGGTGGGCGAGGGCGACGACGACGGCGACAACGCGTTCACGTACGACGAGAACGTGCACGCCGGCTACGCGCTGCTCACCAACGGCTTCGGCCGGCTGAGCGTGCAGGCGGGGCTGCGCGCCGAGGCGGTGACGACGAACTTCGACCTGACCACCACGGGCGAGGCGTTCGACAACGACTACACCAGCCTCTTCCCGAGCGCGGCGGCCACGTACCAGTTCGACGACCAGCGGCAGCTGCGGGCCAGCTACTCCAGGCGCGTGCAGCGCCCCGACACGCGGCTGCTGAACCCGTTCCCGTTCGCGGAAGACCAGTTCAACCGCGTGCAGGGCAACCCGCGGCTGCTCCCCGAGTACACGCACTCGATGGAGCTCACCTACCAGCAGTCCACCCCGTGGGGGTCGCTGCAGGTGTCGCCCTTCTACCGCAACACCACCGACGCCGTGCGGCGGATCAAGACGGTGGACCCGGAGAGCGGGATCTCGACGGCCAGCTTCCAGAACGTGGCCACCAGCGAGAGCTACGGCGCCGACCTCACCAGCTCGCTCCGGCTGGGCAGGCTCACGGGGTTCGCCAGCGTGAGCGGGTTCCGGGTGGTGACCGACGGGAGCAACGTGGCGAGCGGGCTGGGGAGCGACGCGCTCAGTTGGAACGCGCGGGCGAGCCTCACCTACAAGGTGACGCCGACGACGGAGCTCACCTGGTTCCAGTTCTACCGGGGGCCGATGGACGTGGAGCAGGGCCGCGTCTCGGGCTTCTCGATGAGCAACTTCTCGCTGCGGCAGAAGTTCTGGCACGACAAGGGCTCGCTCTCGCTGCGGCTCAGCGACCCGTTCGACCAGATGGGCTTCACCTTCCACACCTTCGACGCGCTGCACGAGCAGGAGAGCCGGCGCAAGTTCGGCGCGCGGGCGGCGTACCTGACGTTCAGCTACAACTTCGGCCAGCAGCCGCGCATCCGGCAGCGCCCGCAGCAGCAGCCCGAGCAGCAGGCGCCGCCGGCGGAAATCGGGATCAACTGA